The following are from one region of the Hymenobacter radiodurans genome:
- a CDS encoding DUF6150 family protein, translating to MTFTLLLVGWLTLGWGSNFAPQPAPTPMLPPSSALSIEPCRIYGSIYLETDPRRRSYCFATVYLEPEEAFADVLIFKESNKLFADKAGFWYFTMARDFADYALFVTDNRNLADFSIHYTDVRSYAGCRKQ from the coding sequence ATGACGTTTACTCTGCTGCTCGTGGGTTGGCTAACCTTGGGCTGGGGAAGCAATTTTGCCCCCCAGCCGGCTCCGACGCCCATGTTGCCCCCCAGTTCGGCTCTGTCCATCGAGCCGTGCCGCATCTACGGCAGCATCTACCTCGAAACCGACCCGCGGCGCCGCAGCTACTGCTTTGCCACGGTGTATCTGGAGCCCGAAGAAGCCTTTGCCGATGTGTTGATATTCAAGGAATCGAATAAGCTCTTCGCCGATAAAGCTGGCTTCTGGTACTTCACTATGGCCCGCGACTTTGCCGATTACGCGCTCTTCGTAACCGACAACCGCAACCTAGCTGACTTCAGCATTCATTATACCGATGTGCGCTCGTACGCCGGCTGCCGCAAGCAGTAA
- a CDS encoding LacI family DNA-binding transcriptional regulator, with protein MSQVNLKRLAQELNLSIATVSRALQDSYEVSPQTKERVKALAAELNYQPNAYASSLRRNVSKTIGVVIPEVANHFFSLAINGIEEIARQSGYHVLIYLTHENHEREVAITQYLTGGRVDGILMSVASETQEFAHLQHLYASKPAIVFFDRVCDAVATAKVTTNDYESGYIATKHLIEAGCRHVAHMSVSGNLSIGRMRMQGYQAALADHSIPFDESLILDGEASDERNTELIMDLLRSRPEVDGVFASVERLAISSYQACKNLGRSIPEDVKIIGFSNLGVASLLDPALTTITQPAYEIGKEAAKILLRAIEKKKAILPSQSIILKSELFQRKSTAC; from the coding sequence ATGAGTCAAGTAAATTTGAAACGGCTGGCGCAGGAACTGAACCTATCAATTGCCACGGTTTCCAGAGCGCTTCAGGACAGCTACGAGGTATCGCCCCAAACGAAAGAACGGGTAAAGGCGCTGGCCGCTGAGCTGAACTACCAACCCAATGCCTACGCCAGCAGCCTGCGCCGCAACGTCAGCAAGACCATTGGAGTCGTTATTCCGGAGGTTGCCAATCATTTCTTCTCGCTGGCTATCAATGGAATAGAGGAAATCGCGCGCCAGAGTGGTTACCACGTGCTTATCTATCTCACCCACGAAAATCACGAGCGGGAAGTCGCTATTACGCAGTACCTGACCGGCGGCCGCGTCGATGGTATTCTAATGTCGGTGGCGAGTGAAACGCAGGAGTTTGCCCACTTGCAGCACTTGTACGCCAGCAAGCCCGCCATTGTGTTTTTCGACCGGGTGTGCGACGCCGTAGCCACCGCCAAAGTCACCACCAACGACTACGAAAGTGGCTATATAGCTACCAAACACCTGATTGAAGCGGGCTGCCGCCACGTGGCCCACATGTCAGTGTCGGGCAACTTGTCCATTGGGCGCATGCGCATGCAAGGCTATCAGGCGGCGCTGGCCGACCACTCGATTCCCTTCGACGAGAGCCTGATTCTGGACGGCGAGGCCAGCGACGAGCGCAACACCGAACTGATAATGGACCTGCTACGCAGCCGCCCCGAGGTAGATGGCGTTTTTGCCTCCGTCGAGCGCCTGGCTATCAGCAGCTACCAGGCGTGCAAAAACCTGGGCCGCTCTATTCCGGAAGACGTTAAAATCATCGGTTTCTCCAACCTGGGCGTAGCCTCCCTGCTCGACCCAGCCCTGACCACGATTACTCAGCCGGCCTACGAAATCGGCAAGGAAGCCGCCAAGATTCTGCTGCGCGCCATTGAGAAGAAAAAAGCCATTCTGCCCAGCCAAAGTATCATCTTGAAGTCGGAGCTATTTCAGCGCAAATCGACAGCTTGCTAG
- a CDS encoding carboxypeptidase-like regulatory domain-containing protein, which translates to MTRTLHFQPLRWVTRPLILLPVLSLGFSNGLQAAPTAPTPGVTSGLLADVIITGRVIDERGEGLPGVNVVVKGTTNGAQTDPDGRYKITAPSDATLVFSFIGYLAQEVAINGRETVNVALAPDNKTLSEVVVVGYGVQEKKLLTTSIASVSAKEVELLPVASPNEALVGLVAGAQVTEPSGEPGAGAVIRIRGLGSISAGNSPLYVVDGYPLNSADSYNQIPPGDIQSIQILKDAAACAIYGSRGGNGIVIVTTKRGRNDGKTRFNFTANTGIIQVAKKVDLMDRDQYLDYLRESFTNGNRAIPAQLQPGAPDLPDTDWQDEVFSTGMQQQYQLAASGGTNVSRFYISGAILSKKAW; encoded by the coding sequence ATGACTCGTACTTTACATTTTCAACCGTTGCGTTGGGTTACAAGGCCGCTAATCCTGCTGCCCGTACTCAGCCTCGGTTTTAGCAACGGGCTACAGGCCGCTCCGACGGCACCTACCCCTGGCGTTACTTCCGGTTTGCTGGCCGACGTGATCATCACGGGTAGGGTAATTGATGAGCGAGGCGAAGGCTTGCCCGGCGTGAACGTGGTAGTAAAAGGCACCACCAACGGTGCCCAAACGGACCCCGACGGCCGCTATAAAATCACGGCTCCGAGTGATGCCACGCTGGTGTTTTCCTTTATCGGTTACCTGGCGCAGGAAGTAGCTATAAATGGGCGCGAGACGGTAAACGTAGCCTTAGCACCCGACAACAAGACGCTGAGTGAAGTGGTGGTAGTGGGTTACGGCGTACAGGAGAAAAAGCTATTGACCACTTCCATTGCTTCCGTCTCGGCCAAGGAAGTGGAACTGCTGCCGGTGGCCTCGCCCAATGAGGCGCTGGTGGGTTTGGTGGCCGGCGCCCAGGTAACCGAGCCATCCGGGGAGCCGGGTGCCGGCGCGGTTATCCGCATCCGTGGGCTAGGTTCGATTTCGGCTGGCAACTCGCCTCTGTATGTTGTGGATGGTTACCCGCTCAACAGCGCCGACAGCTACAACCAGATTCCACCCGGTGACATTCAGTCGATTCAGATTCTGAAGGACGCGGCGGCCTGCGCCATCTACGGCTCGCGTGGCGGCAACGGCATCGTGATTGTGACTACCAAGCGCGGCCGCAACGACGGCAAAACCCGCTTCAACTTCACTGCTAACACCGGCATTATTCAGGTAGCTAAAAAGGTGGACCTGATGGACCGTGACCAATACCTGGATTACCTCCGCGAATCGTTTACGAATGGCAACCGCGCCATTCCGGCCCAGCTACAACCAGGCGCCCCAGATCTGCCCGACACCGACTGGCAGGACGAGGTGTTCAGCACCGGCATGCAGCAGCAGTACCAGCTTGCGGCCTCGGGGGGCACCAACGTTTCGCGCTTTTACATCTCGGGGGCTATTTTAAGCAAAAAGGCGTGGTAG
- a CDS encoding ABC transporter ATP-binding protein, whose product MELELRRITKSFGPKKVLHDISFAAQTGCCVGVLGRNGAGKSTLFNLLTNGLLPSSGELLLDGVALGETFPMSVKRRMGALINQGYLVEELTPIEYLQFVARIYELPDAMTRIESLLAHLLEDYDTVRTKRLSSFSTGMKQKVAVASCLLHRPELLILDEPFNGLDVFSVERMLDLLNSYRPQAITFVSSHNLTHIEKVATHLLILDESEVKYWGTMADFLQGQQAYLNDALLQLLQPTTASTQDLTWLTNQR is encoded by the coding sequence ATGGAGCTAGAATTACGCCGTATTACCAAATCATTTGGGCCGAAAAAGGTCCTGCACGATATTTCCTTCGCCGCGCAAACGGGCTGCTGTGTCGGTGTGCTAGGGCGCAACGGAGCGGGCAAAAGCACGCTGTTCAACCTGCTCACCAATGGGCTGTTGCCTAGTAGCGGCGAGCTGTTGCTGGATGGCGTGGCGCTGGGCGAAACCTTCCCGATGTCAGTGAAGCGGCGCATGGGTGCGCTCATCAACCAAGGATACTTAGTGGAGGAGCTTACGCCCATCGAGTACCTGCAATTCGTGGCGCGCATTTACGAGTTGCCCGACGCCATGACGCGCATCGAAAGCCTGCTAGCGCACTTGCTGGAAGACTACGACACCGTGCGCACCAAGCGACTCAGTTCCTTTTCGACGGGCATGAAGCAGAAGGTCGCCGTGGCCTCTTGCCTGCTACATCGTCCCGAGCTGCTTATTCTCGACGAGCCCTTCAATGGCCTCGATGTGTTTTCCGTCGAGCGCATGCTCGACTTGCTGAACAGCTACCGGCCGCAGGCCATCACGTTTGTATCGTCGCACAACCTGACGCACATCGAGAAGGTCGCCACGCATTTGCTTATTCTGGACGAGAGCGAAGTGAAATATTGGGGCACGATGGCGGACTTTCTACAAGGGCAGCAAGCCTACCTCAACGACGCGCTGCTCCAGCTGCTCCAACCCACTACCGCCTCCACCCAGGATCTGACATGGCTGACCAACCAACGCTAG
- a CDS encoding Gfo/Idh/MocA family protein — MSTERRQFIKQTALASAGVLFSQVSWSASSYKRIIGANDRVRVGVVGFSDRHKQSHMPCFMNHYKELNFDVVAVSDIWKQRREEGAAAWKEKLGHDVAAYRNNEEMYSKKAVDAVFIGTADFQHALHAIEAVKAGCDAYVEKPFAETMADNRAALKAIKASDRIIQIGSQRRSGSNYHAAEAFIKSGKFGPITMVELTWNVNQPGRWRRPALVAQLKESDVDWKRFLMNRPAEAFDPRKYLEYRLFWPYSSGLPGQWMSHQIDTVHWFTGLPHPRSVVANGGIYMWKDGRRNWDTMTAVFDYGPLNDPSTGFQVTFGSRMHNGDERPAEIYYSNGGELNLITNQVSPRGGLTKKFAEAMQLQANLLPEMSLAAAEAVVASANTGGDTLTSNHVRNWMESVRSRKAPHAPVEAGYSHSIANIMTTAAAHTGMKATFDEKTQEVMVGGKVFTL, encoded by the coding sequence ATGTCTACCGAACGTCGTCAGTTTATCAAGCAAACGGCCTTAGCCAGCGCTGGGGTGCTTTTTTCGCAGGTTAGCTGGTCGGCCAGCAGCTATAAGCGCATCATTGGGGCGAATGACCGGGTGCGCGTGGGCGTGGTGGGTTTTTCCGACCGACATAAGCAGTCGCACATGCCCTGCTTTATGAACCATTACAAGGAGCTAAACTTCGATGTGGTGGCCGTGTCGGACATTTGGAAGCAGCGGCGGGAAGAAGGCGCGGCCGCCTGGAAAGAAAAGCTGGGCCACGACGTAGCAGCCTACCGCAACAACGAGGAGATGTACAGCAAGAAGGCCGTGGACGCCGTGTTTATCGGCACCGCCGATTTTCAGCACGCGCTGCACGCCATTGAGGCCGTAAAAGCCGGCTGCGATGCCTACGTGGAAAAGCCCTTCGCCGAAACCATGGCCGACAACCGGGCCGCGCTGAAAGCCATCAAAGCCTCCGACCGCATTATCCAGATTGGCTCCCAGCGCCGTAGCGGCAGCAATTACCACGCGGCCGAAGCCTTTATTAAGTCGGGCAAGTTTGGGCCGATTACAATGGTGGAGCTTACCTGGAACGTGAACCAGCCCGGCCGCTGGCGCCGCCCGGCGTTGGTAGCTCAGCTCAAGGAATCTGACGTGGATTGGAAGCGGTTTCTGATGAACCGACCCGCTGAGGCTTTCGACCCACGCAAATACTTGGAATACCGTCTGTTCTGGCCTTATTCCTCGGGCTTGCCCGGCCAATGGATGAGCCACCAGATTGATACTGTGCATTGGTTTACCGGCCTGCCCCACCCGCGCAGCGTGGTAGCCAACGGCGGCATTTATATGTGGAAAGACGGTCGCCGCAACTGGGATACCATGACGGCTGTGTTCGACTATGGCCCGCTCAATGACCCGTCTACCGGCTTCCAGGTAACATTTGGCTCCCGTATGCACAACGGCGATGAGCGCCCCGCCGAGATTTATTATTCCAATGGCGGCGAGCTCAACCTGATTACCAACCAAGTGTCGCCCCGCGGCGGCCTGACCAAGAAGTTTGCTGAAGCCATGCAGCTCCAGGCCAATCTGCTGCCGGAAATGAGCTTAGCCGCGGCCGAAGCGGTGGTAGCATCGGCCAACACTGGGGGCGATACGCTGACCTCCAACCACGTCCGCAACTGGATGGAGAGCGTACGCAGCCGCAAAGCGCCGCACGCGCCCGTGGAGGCCGGTTACAGCCACTCCATTGCCAACATCATGACCACGGCCGCCGCGCACACGGGTATGAAGGCCACGTTTGATGAGAAAACCCAGGAAGTGATGGTGGGGGGCAAAGTGTTCACGCTATAG
- a CDS encoding 50S ribosomal protein L11 methyltransferase: MPLGGVEVLEGEAPFDLILANINRNVLLEDMYAYAALLPTGSPILFSGFYQEDLALIEEEANKHQLVFQSHLTKNNWVSAVFTKVA, encoded by the coding sequence ATGCCGCTTGGGGGCGTGGAAGTGCTGGAAGGGGAAGCGCCGTTTGACCTGATTCTGGCCAATATCAACCGCAACGTGTTGTTGGAAGACATGTACGCCTACGCGGCCCTGCTGCCCACTGGCTCACCTATTCTGTTCAGCGGTTTTTACCAGGAAGATTTAGCGCTGATTGAGGAAGAAGCCAATAAACATCAATTGGTATTTCAATCGCACCTCACCAAGAATAATTGGGTTTCCGCCGTCTTCACGAAAGTGGCTTAA
- the prmA gene encoding 50S ribosomal protein L11 methyltransferase produces the protein MDFVEVRVLAPRELADILVAELAEVGYDTFEDHDEGFCAYIGEGDFNPDAVAEVMARYSGIGTLDYSHRIITRQNWNAEWEKNFQPLVIADKVSVRAPFHPKPEPIEYDIVIMPRMSFGTGHHETTALMIENQLGVDHAGKRVLDMGCGTGILAIMAAQLGAREVLAVDVEPWTVENAADNAAENHCTNIECRLGAWKCWKGKRRLT, from the coding sequence ATGGATTTTGTGGAAGTGCGCGTGCTGGCCCCGCGCGAGTTGGCCGATATTCTGGTAGCTGAGTTGGCCGAAGTGGGCTACGATACCTTTGAAGACCACGACGAGGGCTTTTGCGCCTACATCGGCGAGGGCGATTTCAACCCTGATGCCGTAGCTGAGGTAATGGCCCGCTACTCGGGCATCGGCACGCTCGACTATAGTCACCGCATCATCACGCGCCAAAACTGGAACGCCGAGTGGGAGAAGAATTTTCAGCCCCTTGTTATTGCCGATAAAGTATCAGTGCGGGCGCCGTTTCACCCTAAGCCCGAGCCGATTGAGTACGACATCGTAATCATGCCGCGCATGTCTTTCGGCACCGGCCACCACGAAACCACCGCCCTGATGATTGAGAACCAGCTAGGCGTCGATCATGCCGGCAAGCGCGTGCTGGATATGGGTTGCGGCACGGGCATTCTGGCCATCATGGCGGCTCAGCTCGGCGCCCGCGAAGTGCTGGCCGTCGATGTAGAACCCTGGACGGTGGAAAACGCTGCCGATAATGCCGCCGAAAACCACTGCACCAACATCGAATGCCGCTTGGGGGCGTGGAAGTGCTGGAAGGGGAAGCGCCGTTTGACCTGA
- a CDS encoding 3-keto-disaccharide hydrolase, producing MHGITTKEQEGKKVYFKNIKIKTTNLKPSAFPADIYVVNFVPNYLTDYEKQHGWKLLFDGKNPSSWRSAKAATFPAQGWKTTDGTLTVLSSEGKEAANGGDIVTKEQYKAFDLSFEFKLSPGANSGVKYFVTLDEKTQGSAIGLEYQVLDDALHPDAKLGRDGNRTLASLYDLKKADKNPRFIHPIGEWNVGRIIVYPDNRVEHYLNGAKVLEYVRGSQEFRDLVAQSKYKVWPNFGEAAAGHILLQDHGNLVSFRSIKIKELK from the coding sequence GTGCACGGCATTACTACCAAAGAGCAGGAAGGCAAAAAGGTCTACTTCAAAAACATCAAAATCAAGACGACTAACCTGAAGCCCAGCGCTTTCCCCGCCGACATTTACGTTGTCAACTTCGTACCTAACTACCTGACGGATTACGAAAAGCAGCACGGCTGGAAGCTACTCTTTGATGGCAAAAACCCGTCGAGCTGGCGCAGCGCCAAGGCTGCGACGTTCCCGGCCCAAGGCTGGAAAACCACCGATGGCACCCTCACCGTGCTATCTTCTGAAGGCAAAGAGGCAGCAAACGGCGGCGACATCGTTACCAAAGAGCAGTACAAAGCCTTCGACTTATCCTTTGAGTTTAAACTGTCGCCGGGAGCCAATAGCGGCGTGAAATACTTCGTGACCCTCGACGAAAAGACCCAAGGTTCTGCTATCGGCTTAGAGTACCAAGTGCTCGACGATGCGCTGCACCCCGACGCCAAGCTTGGCCGCGACGGCAACCGCACCCTAGCCTCACTCTATGACCTGAAGAAAGCCGACAAGAACCCCCGCTTTATTCACCCCATCGGGGAGTGGAATGTGGGCCGCATAATCGTGTATCCGGATAACCGGGTGGAGCATTATCTGAATGGGGCGAAAGTGCTGGAATACGTGCGCGGTTCCCAGGAATTCCGGGATTTAGTGGCTCAGAGCAAGTACAAGGTGTGGCCAAATTTCGGTGAGGCGGCGGCTGGTCACATTCTCTTGCAGGACCACGGCAATCTGGTTTCCTTCCGCAGTATCAAGATCAAAGAGCTGAAGTAG
- the tpiA gene encoding triose-phosphate isomerase — MRQNLVAGNWKMNMTYQDGLALVSEITNMVADETTADVEIVICPPAPFLSAIGRQLPPASNFHLGAQNCHQKESGAYTGEVSAKMLASVGCEYVILGHSERRQYFREDDELLSQKLKAALAAGLKPIFCVGESLDTREMNETNDFIGKQLQNGLFHLSNEEFEQVVIAYEPIWAIGTGKTATSQQAQEVHAFIREQIARAYDAKAALDTTILYGGSANAQNARELFAQPDVDGGLIGGASLKSRDFTEIIKSF, encoded by the coding sequence ATGCGTCAAAACCTCGTTGCCGGCAACTGGAAAATGAACATGACCTACCAAGACGGTCTGGCTCTGGTATCAGAAATCACGAACATGGTAGCCGATGAGACTACCGCCGACGTCGAAATCGTGATTTGCCCCCCAGCGCCTTTTCTGTCGGCCATTGGCCGTCAATTGCCGCCGGCCAGCAATTTTCACCTCGGCGCCCAAAACTGCCACCAGAAGGAAAGCGGTGCGTATACCGGCGAAGTGTCGGCCAAAATGCTGGCTTCCGTAGGCTGCGAATACGTGATTCTGGGTCACTCCGAGCGGCGACAGTATTTCCGGGAAGATGATGAACTGCTGAGCCAGAAGCTGAAAGCCGCGCTGGCCGCCGGCCTCAAGCCCATCTTCTGCGTGGGCGAAAGCCTGGATACGCGCGAAATGAACGAGACCAACGACTTTATTGGCAAGCAGCTCCAGAATGGCCTTTTTCACTTGTCCAATGAGGAGTTTGAGCAGGTCGTAATTGCCTACGAACCCATTTGGGCCATCGGTACGGGCAAAACTGCCACTAGCCAGCAGGCCCAGGAAGTGCACGCCTTTATCCGCGAGCAGATTGCCCGCGCCTACGACGCCAAAGCGGCCCTCGATACTACTATTCTCTACGGTGGCTCGGCCAACGCCCAAAATGCCCGCGAGCTATTCGCCCAGCCCGATGTCGACGGCGGCCTCATTGGGGGCGCATCGCTCAAGTCGCGCGACTTCACCGAAATTATCAAGTCCTTTTAG
- a CDS encoding sialate O-acetylesterase, with translation MLTQLSAQATVRVPKLVGDHMVLQRDKPLQLWGWADGGEAVTVSFRGKSYPAKTGGPGNKWTVTLPAQPTGGPYEMSIKGSNTIQIRDILLGDVWLASGQSNMEWPLQQNVVNFKQEIAQANFPRIRLLNVQDATAATPQADFKSEGWKVCSPETVGGFSAVAYFFGRDLHQQYKVPIGLISSEWGGTPAEAWTSGQTLRNFPEFAPQVAALESSTGPARQQADYQAALAAWKKSPASQDRGLIPGLTSWTDPAYTPTNWPTMQLPGLWEDQPEHPELRGFDGIIWLRKEITLPTTAAGQPLTLSLAQIDDRDSTWFNGVLVGSTNGYTQPRRYTVPGTAVRAGRNVIAVRVVDTGGGGGIWGKPEELYLKTATQTMPLNGPWQYQPAYDPASVPKNPFPGGTQNQPTMLYNAMIAPLVPYALKGVIWYQGESNAERAYQYRALFPALIQDWRTQFGQKDLPFLYVQLASFGPQQDQPADYAWAELREAQLMTLAQPSTGMAVALDLGNPNDIHPLNKQDVGHRLALEARRVAYGDKAVVSSGPAYKSMKVEGNRVRLQFDNMGSGLILKDSSGPYLRGFAIAGADRKFVWAQGKLEGNSLVLYSDQVAKPVAVRYAWGNSPFVNLYNKENLPASSFRTDTWPGVTEGKK, from the coding sequence TTGCTTACGCAGCTTTCGGCGCAAGCTACCGTGCGTGTGCCGAAGCTGGTGGGCGACCATATGGTGCTTCAGCGAGATAAGCCTCTGCAACTCTGGGGTTGGGCTGATGGGGGCGAAGCCGTAACAGTTTCGTTTCGAGGGAAAAGCTACCCGGCCAAAACGGGCGGACCGGGGAACAAATGGACGGTGACGCTGCCGGCTCAGCCAACGGGCGGCCCTTACGAGATGAGTATCAAAGGCTCGAATACCATCCAAATTCGCGACATTTTGCTGGGTGATGTGTGGCTGGCTTCCGGGCAGTCGAACATGGAATGGCCGCTGCAACAGAACGTAGTCAATTTTAAGCAGGAAATAGCCCAGGCAAATTTTCCTCGTATTCGCCTGCTCAATGTGCAGGATGCCACGGCGGCTACCCCACAGGCGGACTTTAAGAGTGAGGGCTGGAAAGTGTGCAGTCCCGAAACCGTGGGGGGCTTTTCGGCCGTGGCATACTTCTTCGGGCGCGATCTACACCAGCAGTACAAGGTACCCATCGGGTTGATTTCGAGTGAATGGGGCGGCACACCCGCCGAAGCCTGGACCAGCGGACAAACCTTGCGCAACTTCCCGGAATTTGCCCCCCAGGTGGCAGCTTTAGAGTCCAGCACGGGTCCGGCGCGCCAGCAGGCCGATTATCAGGCCGCCCTAGCCGCGTGGAAGAAAAGCCCTGCCAGTCAGGATCGGGGCCTGATACCTGGGCTGACTTCTTGGACTGATCCGGCTTACACACCTACCAATTGGCCCACGATGCAACTGCCCGGACTATGGGAAGACCAGCCGGAGCACCCCGAGCTGCGCGGCTTCGACGGCATTATCTGGCTACGCAAGGAAATAACGCTGCCTACCACCGCCGCTGGTCAGCCGCTTACGCTTTCGCTGGCCCAAATCGATGACCGTGACTCAACCTGGTTCAATGGTGTATTGGTGGGCAGCACCAACGGCTACACCCAACCCAGACGCTACACGGTGCCAGGTACTGCCGTGCGTGCCGGCCGCAACGTCATTGCGGTGCGCGTTGTAGATACGGGCGGAGGTGGGGGCATCTGGGGCAAGCCTGAGGAGCTTTATCTCAAAACGGCTACCCAAACTATGCCGCTAAATGGCCCCTGGCAATACCAACCTGCCTATGATCCGGCCAGCGTACCAAAAAATCCCTTCCCCGGCGGCACCCAAAACCAGCCGACTATGCTTTACAATGCCATGATTGCTCCGCTAGTACCCTACGCCCTGAAGGGTGTGATCTGGTATCAGGGCGAGAGCAACGCCGAGCGCGCGTATCAGTACCGCGCGTTGTTTCCGGCCCTTATTCAGGATTGGCGCACCCAGTTCGGACAGAAAGACCTTCCTTTCCTATATGTACAGTTGGCCAGTTTTGGTCCCCAGCAAGATCAACCCGCCGACTATGCCTGGGCTGAGTTGCGGGAAGCTCAACTGATGACGCTTGCGCAACCGAGTACTGGCATGGCCGTGGCTCTGGACCTTGGTAACCCCAATGATATTCACCCCCTCAATAAGCAAGATGTAGGGCATCGTCTAGCCCTAGAAGCGCGGCGCGTGGCCTACGGCGATAAAGCCGTAGTTTCTTCCGGCCCCGCCTATAAGTCGATGAAGGTGGAGGGTAACCGCGTTCGGCTGCAATTCGATAATATGGGCAGCGGCCTCATACTGAAAGATAGCAGCGGGCCCTACCTCAGAGGCTTTGCCATTGCCGGCGCCGACCGCAAGTTTGTGTGGGCTCAGGGCAAGCTGGAGGGTAATTCGCTCGTACTCTATAGCGATCAAGTAGCCAAGCCGGTTGCCGTGCGCTATGCTTGGGGCAACAGCCCATTTGTCAATCTTTATAATAAAGAAAACCTGCCAGCCTCGTCCTTTCGCACAGATACTTGGCCGGGTGTCACGGAAGGTAAAAAGTAA
- a CDS encoding LacI family DNA-binding transcriptional regulator: MASKRASISDMAKELNVSVSTISRALSNHSSISEATKKKVWKLAQELNYQPNHLAAALRKGKSNLLGVIVPHIDGHFFSSVMHGIETVASKAGFNVLICQSNEDVTHERKNIETLINAQVEGILVSLARTTRDFKHFEKVRKREIPLVFFDRVLEGQDVNAVVIDDREGGYLTTKHLIAQGCRRIAHFAGPQHLNIYKNRRQGYFDALREHDLPINEELIFYCDMTLEDGIVGMKHLLQLPEVPDAVFSASDFSIVGAMQVLKAQRLRVPEDIALVGFSNESFTSLTEPMLTSVDQRCEQMGQSAVRLFLELVEEKSTKFSPRRIVLQPDLIIRDSSIKDKVGGK, translated from the coding sequence GTGGCCAGCAAGCGAGCGTCTATTTCGGATATGGCGAAAGAGCTGAATGTATCCGTTTCCACCATTTCGCGGGCGCTTAGCAATCATTCCAGTATTAGCGAGGCTACGAAGAAAAAAGTGTGGAAGCTGGCGCAAGAGCTTAACTATCAGCCCAACCACTTAGCGGCGGCACTACGCAAAGGCAAGAGCAATTTGCTGGGCGTAATAGTGCCCCACATCGACGGTCACTTCTTTTCCTCCGTAATGCATGGCATCGAGACAGTGGCCAGCAAAGCGGGTTTCAACGTGTTGATTTGCCAATCGAACGAGGACGTAACGCACGAGCGCAAAAACATCGAAACGCTTATTAATGCGCAGGTAGAAGGCATCTTGGTGTCGCTGGCCCGCACCACCCGCGACTTCAAGCATTTTGAAAAGGTCCGCAAACGGGAGATTCCACTCGTGTTTTTTGACCGGGTTTTGGAAGGGCAAGATGTGAATGCCGTGGTCATCGACGACCGCGAGGGCGGTTATCTGACTACCAAGCACCTCATCGCCCAAGGCTGCCGGCGCATTGCGCATTTTGCGGGTCCGCAGCACCTAAATATCTACAAAAATCGTCGCCAAGGCTACTTTGATGCCCTACGGGAACACGATTTACCCATCAATGAGGAGCTTATTTTTTACTGCGACATGACCCTAGAAGACGGCATTGTGGGCATGAAGCACCTGCTGCAGCTGCCGGAAGTGCCCGATGCCGTGTTTTCGGCCAGCGACTTCTCCATTGTAGGAGCGATGCAAGTGCTCAAAGCCCAGCGCCTGCGGGTGCCGGAGGATATAGCCTTGGTCGGCTTCAGCAACGAGTCATTCACCTCCCTCACGGAGCCCATGCTCACCTCCGTCGACCAGCGCTGCGAGCAGATGGGGCAGTCGGCGGTGCGCCTGTTTTTGGAGCTAGTGGAGGAAAAAAGCACGAAGTTTTCGCCCCGCCGCATCGTACTTCAGCCTGACCTTATTATTCGGGATTCTTCAATCAAGGACAAAGTCGGCGGAAAGTAA
- a CDS encoding VOC family protein: protein MKNVFFLAFLLALFAPQRVVAQANKTDGPHFNHAALCVRDLQKSVTFYRDALQLKEIANPFNDGAHAWFSIGPALQLHIIQRGCAPVTAKDTHLCFSVSSLSNFIAQLEKQKVAYTNLKGDGKTPTTRIDGVKQIYLQDPDGYWIEINDAK, encoded by the coding sequence ATGAAAAACGTCTTTTTTCTGGCTTTCCTACTTGCCCTATTTGCCCCCCAGCGGGTCGTGGCCCAAGCAAATAAAACCGATGGTCCGCATTTCAATCACGCAGCGCTCTGCGTGCGCGACTTACAGAAAAGCGTGACTTTTTACCGCGACGCTCTCCAGCTGAAAGAAATTGCGAACCCCTTCAATGACGGCGCGCACGCTTGGTTTAGCATTGGGCCGGCGCTTCAGCTCCACATTATTCAGCGGGGCTGCGCGCCCGTCACAGCTAAGGATACGCATCTGTGCTTTAGTGTGAGTTCGCTCAGCAACTTTATCGCGCAGCTAGAAAAGCAAAAAGTGGCGTACACCAACCTAAAGGGCGACGGTAAAACACCGACTACCAGAATAGATGGCGTAAAGCAAATTTACCTGCAGGACCCCGACGGCTATTGGATCGAAATCAACGACGCCAAATAA